In Nocardioides sp. W7, the genomic stretch GCCGGCACGGCGTCACCGGGCTGGGCCTGGACCGGGTGCTCCCGGTGATCGGTTCCAAGGAGCTGATCGGGTCGATGGCGGTCCACCTCGGCCTGGGGGCCGGTGACCTGATCGCCTACCCCGCGCTGGCCTACCCGACCTACGAGGTCGGGGCGGCGCTGGCCGGTGCCCGCGCGGTCGCGTCCGACTCGCTGACGTCGTTCGGACCCGAGGTCCCGGCGCTGATGTGGCTCAACTCGCCGTCGAACCCGACCGGCCGGGTGCTGCCGCCCGACCACCTGCGCAAGGTCGTGGACTGGTGCCGCGAACGCGGCACGATCCTGGTCTCCGACGAGTGCTACCTGGAGTGCGCCTGGGAGGCGTCGCCGGTCTCGGTGCTGCACCCCGACATCTGCCGCGGCTCGCACGAGGGCATCCTCACGGTGCACTCGCTGTCGAAGCGCTCCAACCTCGCGGGCTACCGCTGCGCGTTCGTGGCGGGGGACCCGGCGCTGGTGGGCGAGCTGCTCGCCGTGCGCAAGAACCTCGGCCTGCAGATGCCCGGCCCGCAGCAGGTCGCGATGAAGGCCGCGCTCGACGACGACGACCACGCGCTCGAGCAGCACGGGCGGTACGCCGCCCGGCGGGCCCGGCTGCGCACCGCGCTCGAGGGCGCCGGCTTCCGGGTCGACCACTCCGAGGCGTCGCTCTACCTCTGGTCCACCCGTGACGAGGACTGCTGGAAGACGGTCTCGGACCTGGCCGACCGCGGCATCCTGGTCGCCCCCGGGTCGTTCTACGGCGCGGCCGGCGCGCGGCACGTGCGGGTGGCGTTCACGGCCACCGACGAGCGGGTCGACGCCGCGGTCGCGCGGCTCGCGGGCTGAGCGGTCGGTCGAGCACGTCGAGGTGCACGTCAGCTTGCGCGGCAGCCGGTCACGGGCATCCTCGGCGTCGTCGTGGTCCAGACCGGCACGGCCGAGGTCAGCGATCTCCTGAGGGCAGGGTCGCTCGGAGCTAGCGTTCGGGCAGAATCGTGGCCGGTCGGCCACGCCGGGGGTGGATGGCTCTCTTCGGGAGATGACGTGGCCGTTGAGGTGAGCCATCGCGAGCGCTCCCTCGAACGCGCCGTGGCTCCGAGCCCCGCAGCGGAGGAGAACCCGCCGGCGGCACCGTTCCCGGTGCCGGCCGGACCGAGCGCCCCGGAGGCCGGCCCGGAGGTCGGCCCGGTCGGAGACCCGGCCGAGGTCGACGCGGACCGGCGCGCCGACGACGCCCTTGCGCACCTGCGGCGCACCGGCGCCCCACCAGGCTCGGGGGCGGTCGTGGGGCCGGAGGGTGGACCGGTCCCGGCCGAGACCGCGCAACACATCGAACGCCTCCGGCCGAGCGGCGCGCCGCTTCCGGGGGCGACGCGCGGCCGGATGGAGGAAGCCTTCGGCGCGTCGTTCGACCACGTGCGGGTCCACGTCGGGGCCGAGCCCGCCCGGCTCAACCGAGCCGTCTCGGCGCGAGCGTTCACCACGGGGAGTGACATCTTCTTCGGCCGGGGCGAGTTCGCACCGGACACCCCGAGCGGCGAGCGGGTCCTGGCCCACGAGCTCGCGCACACGCTGCAGGACGGCGGTGGGGCGCGGCGGCAGCCGAGCACGCTGCGGCGCGTGGCGTCGACGTACCAGAGTGACGAGGACCTGAGGAAGCTCACCCTGTCCGCGTTCGACGCCTACGCCCGCGGCCAGGCCGACTGGGCGAGCTCGGAGCTCCTCGTCGGGGACAAGGAGTCCCTGCGGTCGCTGCTCGCGCTCGCCCGGGCCGAGGAGGGACGGGTGCTGGCCGCGTGCGGTCGGTTCACGGTCGAGGCCCTCCTCGCGCGGGGGATCGGCAACGGGACGGTCGACGCCGCCCTGAGCGCCTACAGCCGGTCAGCGAGCGCGACCCAGGACCCGGAGACCGTGTGGATCCAGACCCCGGCGACCTCGGTCGGGGATGCCATCGCCTGGGGCGCCGCCATCCTCGAGCTGGCGAGGACGATCGATGGACGCACCCTGTACCGGTGCGTGCTGCAGGGACCGGAGAACGGGCTGAAGACCCTGGTCGACGCGGGAGCCGTCGCCGACTTCGTGACCTATGTCGCGGCCGTCAAACCGCTGCTCGACGCGACGACCGGCAGCGAGGTCACGTCCTTCCTGGCCTTCCGGGGCGAGGGCGGGATGGGCAAGTACGCCGGCTACCTGACCGACCTGCCCGAGGTGCGCAACCACCACCGCTTCACCGTCGCCCAGCTCGACCGACTCGTCGCGAACCGCCGTCAGCTCGCCACCAACAAGGCGCTGCCGCACCCCCTGCCCATCTCCGTCGTGCTCCAGTCCGCCTACGACCACAACGGAGCGTTCCACCGTGACGCGCCGCTGACCGCGGTGATCAGCCGGACCACCCACGTCACGGTGGTGGTCGAGGGCGAGCCCTTCCTCGTGCGCTACGGCGACGCGCTGAAGCGGTTCGCCGCGGACGGCAGGGACGGAAAGGTCGAAGAGGTCCTGCTGGCCGGCCACGGCGACGCACGGCTGATCGAGATGGCCGGCGACAAACGGCTCGATGTCCTGGCCCACGGGGACGAACCTCCCGAGCACATCCGGGTCGACGGCGAACCCTCGAGCTTCGATCGAATGGTCACCGAGGACTTCTTCGACGACATCCTGAAGGTGCTGCGGAACGACGACTCGGCGCGGATCGTGCTCAACGCGTGCCTGACGGCCTCCAACAGCGTCGACCTTCCGCTCAGCGCCGATCCCACCGTGGCCACCGAGGAGATCCGGACGGCGATCCATGACTACCCCAGCCTCGCCACGTCCATCACGACCAGACTCGGCGCCCACCGGGCGCGGGTGCTCGGCGCGAACGGGTCCTTCCCGACGGTCGGCCTCCTCGATGCGGGCGGCGGCATCGACCTGACATCGGCCGAGGACCCGCAGCTGACCGCCTCGAAGCTCGAGTACGTCGAGCGCGGGCTCGATCCGCAGGGGGTGCTCCGCGCGACTCTGGAGTCCTGGGCGACGAACCGGCCGGACACGATCGCGGCCGTCAGGAGACGGATCGCCGCGACCGCCACCGATACCGCGTGGAAGCCCAAGGTCGTGCACACGCTGTTCAGCCTGATCGCCGCCAAGCCCGACGACGCCGCCCAGATCAGTGCGCTCGTGGTCAGCGCACACGCGCTCGGCGGGCTCACGCTGGCCGACCACTGCTCGGTGGCGAAGGTCGCCGGCAAGATCCCCGATGCGAGCCTGGAGACCGTGCTGACGGGACTGAGCGCCGCCGCTGCCTGGACCGACCCGGCCACGCGCGGCGTACCAGCCGTGCTCCTGCAGCTCTGGCTCGTCAAGAACGGGGCCAAGAGGGCCGCGTTCCTCGCCTTCCTGGACGGCTCGA encodes the following:
- the dapC gene encoding succinyldiaminopimelate transaminase — its product is MPREAVSARLPDFPWDHLTSYAERARAHPDGVVDLSVGTPVDPTPEVAQRALREAADSPGYPLTIGRADLRQACIDWLERRHGVTGLGLDRVLPVIGSKELIGSMAVHLGLGAGDLIAYPALAYPTYEVGAALAGARAVASDSLTSFGPEVPALMWLNSPSNPTGRVLPPDHLRKVVDWCRERGTILVSDECYLECAWEASPVSVLHPDICRGSHEGILTVHSLSKRSNLAGYRCAFVAGDPALVGELLAVRKNLGLQMPGPQQVAMKAALDDDDHALEQHGRYAARRARLRTALEGAGFRVDHSEASLYLWSTRDEDCWKTVSDLADRGILVAPGSFYGAAGARHVRVAFTATDERVDAAVARLAG
- a CDS encoding DUF4157 domain-containing protein; translation: MAVEVSHRERSLERAVAPSPAAEENPPAAPFPVPAGPSAPEAGPEVGPVGDPAEVDADRRADDALAHLRRTGAPPGSGAVVGPEGGPVPAETAQHIERLRPSGAPLPGATRGRMEEAFGASFDHVRVHVGAEPARLNRAVSARAFTTGSDIFFGRGEFAPDTPSGERVLAHELAHTLQDGGGARRQPSTLRRVASTYQSDEDLRKLTLSAFDAYARGQADWASSELLVGDKESLRSLLALARAEEGRVLAACGRFTVEALLARGIGNGTVDAALSAYSRSASATQDPETVWIQTPATSVGDAIAWGAAILELARTIDGRTLYRCVLQGPENGLKTLVDAGAVADFVTYVAAVKPLLDATTGSEVTSFLAFRGEGGMGKYAGYLTDLPEVRNHHRFTVAQLDRLVANRRQLATNKALPHPLPISVVLQSAYDHNGAFHRDAPLTAVISRTTHVTVVVEGEPFLVRYGDALKRFAADGRDGKVEEVLLAGHGDARLIEMAGDKRLDVLAHGDEPPEHIRVDGEPSSFDRMVTEDFFDDILKVLRNDDSARIVLNACLTASNSVDLPLSADPTVATEEIRTAIHDYPSLATSITTRLGAHRARVLGANGSFPTVGLLDAGGGIDLTSAEDPQLTASKLEYVERGLDPQGVLRATLESWATNRPDTIAAVRRRIAATATDTAWKPKVVHTLFSLIAAKPDDAAQISALVVSAHALGGLTLADHCSVAKVAGKIPDASLETVLTGLSAAAAWTDPATRGVPAVLLQLWLVKNGAKRAAFLAFLDGSTFTTVEAVALLDLVRLTPQVKELLPVPAPPPAPPPPPPPPTLGTVPIPMTPPPPAIASPPPRGRFLLALTFLVALGAGAPEQAKRYVRSVCGLRATDFPAESNVDDLLRGATRRQVLAHAGLGGLPTVTGGSGPVRPVPNVDPDHSGTNTVVVEPVSLRRRVPDGDGVRAYTMPSGDPVGTVPGGTALVVLGRTRGILKGTSTVPDTDYLAVERKIGGHFTVFVRESEVIVP